In Fusarium oxysporum f. sp. lycopersici 4287 chromosome 13, whole genome shotgun sequence, the DNA window TCGACCCTGTGACTGATTACCTAACAGTGCCTCTTATACCGGATGAAGATAAGTGTTTCAGGGGTCGTGCCTCTGAAGATTAGCGGTTGGCTGCGCTGACAGTTAAAGTTCAGTAGCGGCTGATAAGCCTGGAACACCAATCACTTTTGGCTCAATCACTCACATCCTGGCCCGGCACTGACGGGGGCGGAAGTGCGTCGCCTCGCCCTAAACCCCTCTGTAAAAATTCCCTCTTTTGTTCTAATTACCTCGGCTGAATGGATGCAATTTCGTCACAAGCTCAGCAGGAGGGGCACATATTATAGAGACTATAAATGACTTAGACCACTAAACTATTGCTTGGAAATAACATCATCACCTTGTatctcttatcttatcaagcCAAACATTTGTGCAACATGTTTATCCAACCGATACCCATGTGTATGTGACAGCTCAATGATTACCTGCTCCTTCTTGTCGCTGATTCTTAGCAGGGTGGGGAAGCAATGATAACTGGGCTTATTtggttgtcgatgatgagagtCGCGACGCTCTGATTATAGACCCTGCAAATCCTGGAGAGTAAGCGCTTGATCTGGATTTACTTAGAACCCAGCTGACAAGGTCTCCAGGGTTGCTCCGGTTCTCATTGCTGCTATTCAGTCCAACAAACTCAATCTTGTCGCTGTAGTAAACACTCACCAGTCAGTCATCGACAGTCAACGCTGTGTAACAGTACTTCGAACTAATATCATCTAGCCATTGGGATCACGCTGGCGGTAACGAAGAGATCGTATGTATCGTATCGTGGCTCTTTCGACTGTGCGGACTAACGAGAAGACTTAGCTAGCTGCACTAATTAACCTCAAACTTGACGTTATCGGAGGCAAGGACTGCGAAGGAGTCACGAAAACTCCAAGTCATGGTGAGACTTTCAAGCTTGGGAACATCGCGATAACTAGTATACATACGCCATGTCATACGCAGGATAGTatctgtttcttcttccaagatGGGGATCAAAAGGCAGTTTTTACAGGCGACACCTTGTTCACTGGCGGTTAGTTGCCCAAAGTCTGGGAGAAATATAGTTTGCTCACAGAGACATGACAGGATGCGGGAGGTTCTTTGAGGGGACTGCAGAGGAGATGCACGTGGCGCTGAACAAGCATCTTGCATCACTTCCAGACGATACGGTCGTCTTTGTAAGTTACCCTATTCAGTTTCAACCTTGTATAGGAATTAGACTGACGAACACAGCCCGGTCATGAGTATACTCGAAGCAATGCCAAGTTCGCAATCTCTGTATCACAGAGCGAACCAGTGCAGCAGCTTCTGAGCTTCTCTGAGGCAAACCCTGTCACAGTGGGCAAGTACACGATCGGACATGAAAAGGTCGCGCAGAAATCCTATGGGGTTGATTGAAAGCACTTGACTGATATTTATTGTTTAGCAACATAATGTATTCATGAGACTGGATGTAAGGCCTCACATCAACAAGAGTAAGAATTCAGCGCTGACCAAATAGGATCCCGACATCCAGAGGGCGACTGGAGAGACAGATCCAGTTAGCGTTATGGAGAAGCTTagagagatgaagaatgagTACAAGTGAGAAATTATGATCTGACATTCGAGACGAGAGTATTTTGGCTGACTCTTGGCAGAGAACCTGAGCCGAAGCTGTGATGCATGAGATCCCATCGGATACGTATACAGTTAGGGGCACTGCATCAAACAATGATCTGTCGATCTTCTGTCCAAATCTACAATGCATCTTTAACAGCTCCTCTTACTTCTGGTCATATGATCTGCATATTCTCCATCTCGTCAAAATTTCACCTAGACTCTCAACCTACCCTATGGGCCTTGGATATAAATGTTGGATTACGTAACTGCCATTGGCAGGATAATGCACGTGCACCGTAAGCTCTCCGATTAACATATGAAACGCGGCAGGCAACAACCGTCAtcatttttctttttcctcttccatcatcacaTTTCGCTAAGGAGCAACAATGGATGATTCTTCAGAGACGGGCCGGGTCCCAGGCCCAGAGCAGCCGGAAACGGTGGAAGCAGGTTTGTCGCTGTGCAATTCTTGTCCTTCGCCGGACGAGATCAGGCTGGAGCAGAAACACTGAGACagatagaagaagaagaacagtATCTCTCGCCGCATCAGTGGTCGGATTTTTACCACATAGACATTCCATCCTCGCCGAGTTCGGTGGAAACACCAAGTTCACCTACATTTTTACCAACTTCGCCGTGCTACTGGTGGCCTGATGAGGTGGACGATTCTCTGCCTCATTGGAAAGACCATGTGAACGAGATGCCACTGTTGCCTAATTTACGGCCCCGTGCCATGACGCCACTAGGCTTCCGGGATGAAGATCCTAGTGAGACGGTTCAGAGACCAGTTCCGCTTTTCCAAAAGTCGCCATGGTTTAAGCTTCCTCCCAATATTCGACGGGATATACTGCGACTGGCCTTTGGTGATCGCCGTGTTCATATGAGTTTATCCTTTCGAGAAAAGCATACATCTGATGACGAGAAGGTCGAGTCTTGGCAGTGGTTTGGTTCCATTTGCCATCGGGGAGAGGCGCCCAGGCCACGAGGAAATGCAGCAGAACAGCAGGAGTTTTGGGAAGATGATTGCAAGCATGGCGATATCGAGCCCCAGAAAATTGGCGTGATGAGCTGGCTGCTTTCATGTCGTTAGAAGTCAGTAATGAGCAATATGCTACATCCGGAACAGAATGCTGACTGACCTTGGCAGTTACGCTGAGATGGTTGACTTATTGTATTCGAGCAACACGATTGCCATGTCTGGTGAAGCGATGATATCCCGTATCGGGCAGCTGGTGCTCCCTCAGAGGCTCTCTGCGGTCACTTCTCTCGAAATCAGGTGGCCTCTTGAGAGAGAAAATGAAGCTTGTGCTGGACATCACGATGATCACACAAACGCCATACGCAGGTTACTTCATCCGTTCCAGCTAAATGTTGATCAGCTGAGCGTTGTTCTGGATATGTTGTCACGCACAAGCTTCCCCAACCTTCGGAGACTATGCATATCGTTTGAGAAGGAGTACAGTCAACGTGGTATCTCCAACCCTGAGGCGCACGATATGATTATCAACAAGCTGCTGCAGTTTGTCAAGAGCAGACCTAAGTTTAAAGAGTGTGCCTTCGCGCTACCAGAGAAAGTTTTCGGTACTATCACTGAAGATATTCGACCTGTGAATTCCGGCTTGGAGAAGGCTCGAAGATCTTGTAAGCAGGTCTGGTGCGCTTCCGATGGGAGCCTGCATATCATGCATGTGCCTTTTGTAAACACCTATCCCGACCCTCCGCCGTATTTGGAGAACAGGGAGGATGCTGGATTCTGGCTGCTAAGAATAAACTAGATAGATAAGGTTCGATCTATGGGAAGACGTCTGGACCAggccagccatgatgttCTGAATTTGTGTAACATGATCGCGGGGTTCGAATCAAACGCCAATAGAGTGCATCGGAGAGGATTCCAGGACACGATAATGTATTGAATGAGAATGACGATTCGATTCTACGTTATCATTTTGTGGATTGACTTGTGTGACGGCCAGTCCTGTTTTGCTCACAGCTCAAAGCCAACTGCCCCTCTTTTCTAGTCGCTTCTCTGCACGCTCAATCTCACTCAGCCCCTGCATCAAAAAACAGGGGTCCATCCTTGAATTCTCGTTAACGTACAGCCAAACAACTGAGACATAGCAAGCCTCACCTAAGGGAAACACATTATTGCACTTGTTTTCGTTATTCCGTCTCCGAAGCCTCCTTTTCGACCCTTACACGGCGCGGATCCCTACTATATCGGGACTAGCCGTCGATCATAGATCACTAAACATAAACCTAGATAAACCCAAGATCTGATGCCCCGCCCTTTTTTCTGCACCCCCAACTCATCCCTACATCACCATGCCCGATGATTCTCGGAAGTCCTCTCAGGAGGCCATTGCCCAACCAGAAGCCCTCCTACGCTCCGCCTGTACAGAGTGTCATCGACGGAAGCA includes these proteins:
- a CDS encoding hydroxyacylglutathione hydrolase, which codes for MFIQPIPMWWGSNDNWAYLVVDDESRDALIIDPANPGEVAPVLIAAIQSNKLNLVAVVNTHHHWDHAGGNEEILAALINLKLDVIGGKDCEGVTKTPSHGETFKLGNIAITSIHTPCHTQDSICFFFQDGDQKAVFTGDTLFTGGCGRFFEGTAEEMHVALNKHLASLPDDTVVFPGHEYTRSNAKFAISVSQSEPVQQLLSFSEANPVTVGKYTIGHEKQHNVFMRLDDPDIQRATGETDPVSVMEKLREMKNEYKEPEPKL